One segment of Magnetospirillum sp. WYHS-4 DNA contains the following:
- a CDS encoding phosphoribosylaminoimidazolesuccinocarboxamide synthase produces the protein MTPDALFDSALESLPLLRKGKVRDVYAVDEDKLLIVASDRLSAFDVILPTPIPGKGRLLTSVSNFWFERTNATMDNHILDIPLEQVLSDPAERERVRGRAVVAKRFKPLPVEAIVRGYIVGTGWKDYQASGAVCGVKLPAGLRLADRLPEPIFTPSTKAAVGEHDENISFDEAARLLGGTVAEQVRDATLKVYKEARDFAASRGIIIADTKMEFGMDDDGRVVLIDELLTPDSSRFWPADEYRPGANPPSFDKQYVRDWLEGSGWDKKPPAPDLPADVVARTAEKYREAERRLTGK, from the coding sequence ATGACCCCCGACGCCCTGTTCGATTCCGCCCTCGAGAGCCTGCCTTTGCTGCGCAAGGGCAAGGTCCGCGACGTTTACGCGGTGGACGAGGACAAGCTGCTGATCGTCGCGTCCGACCGCCTGTCGGCCTTCGACGTCATCCTGCCCACGCCCATCCCCGGCAAGGGCCGCCTTCTGACGTCGGTGTCCAATTTCTGGTTCGAGCGTACCAACGCGACGATGGACAACCACATCCTGGATATCCCCCTGGAGCAGGTGCTTTCCGACCCGGCCGAACGCGAACGGGTGCGGGGCCGCGCCGTGGTGGCCAAGCGTTTCAAGCCCCTGCCGGTGGAAGCCATCGTGCGCGGCTACATCGTGGGAACCGGGTGGAAGGACTACCAGGCGAGCGGCGCGGTCTGCGGCGTCAAGCTGCCCGCCGGCTTGCGTCTGGCCGATCGCCTGCCCGAGCCCATCTTCACGCCTTCCACCAAGGCGGCCGTGGGCGAGCATGACGAGAACATCAGCTTCGACGAAGCCGCCCGGCTACTGGGCGGCACGGTCGCGGAACAGGTTCGCGACGCCACCCTGAAGGTCTACAAGGAGGCGCGGGATTTCGCCGCCTCGCGCGGCATCATCATCGCCGACACCAAGATGGAATTCGGCATGGACGACGACGGCCGGGTCGTGCTGATCGACGAGTTGCTGACCCCCGACTCGTCGCGCTTCTGGCCGGCCGACGAATACAGGCCGGGCGCCAACCCACCCAGCTTCGACAAGCAGTATGTCCGCGACTGGCTCGAAGGCTCGGGCTGGGACAAGAAGCCCCCCGCACCGGACCTGCCGGCCGACGTGGTGGCCCGTACCGCCGAGAAATACCGCGAGGCGGAAAGGCGCCTCACCGGGAAGTAA